One window of Candidatus Eisenbacteria bacterium genomic DNA carries:
- a CDS encoding MoaD/ThiS family protein, whose protein sequence is MIAFQIPGYLRSFTEGRGRIEMDGSFTSVGEALERLWAIHPGVRDRVVTEQGEVRQHVNVFVGNESIRFTGGLDTPVPEGAEIWIVPAVSGGSIF, encoded by the coding sequence GTGATCGCCTTCCAGATCCCGGGCTACCTGCGGTCCTTCACCGAAGGTCGCGGGCGCATCGAGATGGATGGCTCGTTCACGAGCGTCGGCGAGGCGCTCGAGCGACTCTGGGCCATCCATCCCGGCGTCCGCGATCGCGTGGTGACCGAGCAGGGTGAAGTCCGCCAGCACGTCAACGTCTTCGTCGGGAACGAGAGCATCCGCTTCACCGGCGGACTCGACACGCCGGTGCCCGAAGGCGCCGAGATCTGGATCGTCCCCGCCGTGAGCGGGGGATCCATTTTCTAG
- a CDS encoding exo-alpha-sialidase: MVATRNVQVKDGDVLLMVGTMKGAFLLRSNGTRKRWDVGGPYFPGHSVYAMAYDDRGRKPTLWAGTNSMHWGGVLRSSTDFGRKWTEPESANVKFPTETGASLKQIWKIRPGRREEPNTVYCGVEPAALFESRDAGETWMLNRGLYDHPHRARWQPGGGGLCLHTILPDATDRDRMFVAISTGGVYRTDDGGRSWQARNHGVRAQFLPDPNPEFGQCVHKVVAHPARPERLFLQNHWGLYRSDDGGDSWKDIARGVPSDFGFCMAMHPHDDETVYIVPIESDEFRCTPEGKLRVYRTRNAGGSWEALTRGLPQKDALECVLRDAMSVDHMNPAGVYFGTRSGMVYGSPDGGTSWSKLMGGLPPVVSVEAAVVGEPKSSGSRRKKSVAKTSPRRAPGRSKSSRSAGRSKAATPRRATARRPKKK; this comes from the coding sequence ATGGTGGCCACGCGCAACGTTCAGGTGAAGGACGGAGACGTCCTCCTCATGGTCGGAACCATGAAAGGCGCTTTTCTGCTGCGCTCCAACGGCACGCGCAAGCGCTGGGACGTGGGCGGCCCATACTTCCCGGGACATTCGGTGTACGCGATGGCCTACGACGACCGCGGCAGGAAGCCCACCCTGTGGGCCGGCACCAACAGCATGCACTGGGGCGGGGTGCTGCGCTCGAGCACGGACTTCGGGCGCAAATGGACGGAGCCGGAGAGCGCCAATGTGAAGTTCCCCACCGAGACCGGCGCCTCGCTGAAGCAGATCTGGAAGATCCGTCCCGGACGCCGCGAGGAGCCCAACACGGTCTATTGCGGCGTCGAGCCGGCGGCGCTGTTCGAGTCACGCGACGCCGGCGAGACCTGGATGCTCAACCGCGGCCTCTACGATCATCCGCATCGCGCGCGCTGGCAGCCGGGCGGCGGCGGACTCTGCCTGCACACCATCCTGCCCGACGCCACCGATCGCGACCGCATGTTCGTGGCGATCTCGACCGGCGGCGTCTACCGCACCGACGACGGCGGGCGCTCGTGGCAGGCGCGCAATCACGGCGTTCGCGCGCAGTTCCTTCCCGACCCCAACCCGGAATTCGGCCAGTGCGTGCACAAGGTGGTCGCGCATCCGGCGCGGCCCGAGCGCTTGTTCCTGCAGAACCACTGGGGCCTCTACCGCAGCGATGACGGCGGCGACTCGTGGAAGGACATCGCCCGCGGCGTGCCCTCGGACTTCGGCTTCTGCATGGCGATGCATCCGCACGATGACGAGACGGTCTACATCGTGCCGATCGAGTCGGACGAGTTCCGCTGCACGCCCGAAGGGAAGCTGCGGGTCTATCGCACCCGCAACGCCGGCGGCTCGTGGGAGGCGCTCACACGGGGACTGCCGCAGAAGGACGCCCTCGAGTGCGTGCTGCGTGACGCCATGTCGGTCGACCACATGAACCCTGCGGGGGTCTACTTCGGCACCCGCAGCGGCATGGTCTACGGCTCGCCCGACGGTGGCACGTCCTGGTCCAAGCTGATGGGCGGCCTTCCGCCGGTGGTCTCGGTCGAAGCCGCGGTCGTCGGTGAGCCGAAGTCGTCGGGCTCGCGGCGCAAGAAGAGCGTGGCCAAGACTTCACCGCGTCGCGCACCGGGTCGCTCGAAGTCGAGCCGGTCGGCGGGCCGCTCCAAGGCGGCCACGCCGCGCCGCGCGACCGCCCGGCGACCAAAGAAGAAGTGA